One window of Camelina sativa cultivar DH55 chromosome 4, Cs, whole genome shotgun sequence genomic DNA carries:
- the LOC104782818 gene encoding 50S ribosomal protein L3-1, chloroplastic, with protein sequence MAMAMAVVSFPSLLNKSTLPSSLFTPTFLPAKSSSLLIKSSPKTRFVVSSSMEAGIGVMGSKLGMMSFFEDDGTVVPVTVVGFREGNIVTQIKTLATDGYDAVQIGYRRVRDKKLTKPETGHLLKAGTIPMRHLQEFRLTNVEGFETNQKLVFDEIFKEGDLVDVAGTTIGKGFQGGIKRHHFKRGQMTHGSKSHRALGSIGAGTTPGRVYKGKKMPGRMGGTRTKIRKLKIVKVDKELNVVMIKGALPGKPGNLLRITPAKIVGLNIPKN encoded by the coding sequence ATGGCGATGGCTATGGCGGTGGTTTCTTTCCCATCTCTACTCAACAAATCAACTTTACCCTCTTCGCTCTTCACTCCAACCTTCCTCCCTGCGAAATCCTCTTCCCTTCTCATCAAATCATCACCCAAAACCAGATTCGTTGTCTCTTCCTCCATGGAAGCTGGAATCGGAGTAATGGGTTCAAAGCTCGGAATGATGAGTTTCTTCGAAGACGACGGCACAGTTGTTCCAGTAACAGTCGTCGGATTCCGCGAAGGCAACATCGTGACCCAAATCAAAACCCTAGCAACCGACGGTTACGACGCGGTTCAAATCGGTTACCGTCGGGTACGCGACAAGAAGCTAACTAAACCGGAAACCGGTCATCTCCTAAAAGCCGGTACGATCCCAATGAGACATCTCCAAGAGTTCAGGCTAACGAACGTGGAAGGATTCGAAACGAACCAGAAGCTCGTGTTCGACGAGATATTCAAAGAGGGGGACCTCGTCGACGTGGCGGGGACGACGATTGGGAAAGGGTTTCAAGGAGGAATCAAAAGGCATCATTTCAAGAGAGGTCAGATGACTCATGGTTCCAAGAGTCATCGTGCTTTGGGTTCGATTGGTGCTGGTACTACTCCTGGAAGGGTTTACAAAGGGAAGAAGATGCCTGGGAGAATGGGAGGGACGAGGACTAAGATTAGGAAGCTTAAGATTGTTAAAGTTGATAAGGAGCTTAATGTTGTTATGATCAAAGGTGCTTTGCCTGGTAAGCCTGGCAATCTTCTTCGTATTACTCCTGCTAAAATCGTTGGACTTAATATTCCCAAGAACTAG
- the LOC104782817 gene encoding uncharacterized protein LOC104782817 produces MLGNQSADFSENGDDEIIRQLCANGICIKTSEVEAKLDEGNIQEAETSLREGLSLNFEEARALLGRLEYQRGNLEGALRVFEGIDLQAAIQRLQVSVPPEKPATKKNRPREPQQLVSQHAANLVLEAIYLKAKSLQKLGRITEAAHECRSVLDSVEKIFQQGIPDAQVDNKLQETVSHAVELLPALWKECGDYQEAISSYRRALLSQWNLDNDCCARIQKDFAVFLLHSGVEASPPSLGSQMEGSYIPRNNLEEAILLLMILLKKFNLGKAKWDPSVFEHLTFALSLCSQTSVLAKQLEEVMPGVYSRIERWNTLALSYSAAGQNSAAINLLRKSLHKHEQPDDLVALLLAAKLCSEEPSLAAEGSGYAQRAINNAQGMDEHLKGVGLRMLGLCLGKQAKVPTSDFERSRLQSESLKALDGAIAFEHNNPDLIFELGVQYAEQRNLKAASRYAKEFIDATGGSVLKGWRFLALVLSAQQRFSEAEVVTDAALDETAKWDQGPLLRLKAKLKISQSNPTEAVETYRYLLALVQAQRKSFGPLRTLSQMEEDKVNEFEVWHGLAYLYSSLSHWNDVEVCLKKAGELKQYSASMLHTEGRMWEGRKEFKPALAAFLDGLLLDGSSVPCKVAVGALLSERGKDHQPTLPVARSLLSDALRIDPTNRKAWYYLGMVHKSDGRIADATDCFQAASMLEESDPIESFSTIL; encoded by the exons ATGCTCGGTAATCAGTCCGCGGATTTTAGCGAGAATGGGGATGATGAGATCATCAGACAACTATGTGCAAATGGGATTTGCATTAAAACATCTGAAGTTGAAGCAAAGCTTGATGAAGGAAACATCCAAGAAGCTGAAACTTCTTTGAGAGAAGGCTTATCTCTCAATTTcgag GAAGCAAGAGCACTTCTTGGTAGATTGGAATACCAAAGAGGAAATTTAGAAGGTGCACTTCGTGTCTTTGAAGGTATTGACCTTCAAGCTGCTATCCAGCGGTTACAGGTTTCTGTACCTCCTGAGAAACCAGCTACTAAGAAAAACCGTCCCCGTGAACCGCAGCAATTAGTTTCCCAACATGCTGCTAACTTGGTCCTTGAAGCTATCTACTTGAAAGCCAAATCTCttcaaaagcttgggagaataACCg aGGCTGCACACGAATGCAGGAGTGTTCTTGATTCTGTTGAGAAAATATTCCAGCAAGGGATACCAGATGCTCAAGTGGACAACAAACTTCAAGAAACCGTTAGCCACGCAGTTGAACTACTTCCTGCGCTATGGAAAGAATGTGGTGACTACCAAGAAGCAATATCCTCTTATAGACGCGCTCTTTTAAGCCAATGGAATCTTGATAATGACTGTTGTGCAAGGATTCAGAAAGATTTTGCAGTCTTTCTTCTACATTCTGGAGTCGAAGCGAGTCCCCCGAGCTTAG GTTCTCAGATGGAGGGCTCCTACATACCTAGAAACAACTTAGAAGAAGCCATTCTTCTTCTAATGATTCTTTTAAAGAAGTTCAACCTCGGGAAAGCTAAATGGGATCCGTCTGTATTTGAGCACCTTACCTTTGCGTTATCTTTATGTAGTCAGACCTCGGTTCTCGCTAAGCAGCTTGAAGAAGTAATGCCTGGTGTGTATAGCCGTATTGAGCGTTGGAACACTTTGGCTCTTTCATATAGTGCAGCTGGTCAAAACAGTGCTGCGATTAACCTTCTTAGAAAGTCTCTGCATAAACACGAACAACCTGATGATCTTGTAGCACTTTTGTTAGCTGCTAAGCTTTGCAGTGAAGAGCCTTCTTTAGCTGCAGAAG GTTCGGGTTATGCGCAGAGAGCTATAAACAATGCACAAGGTATGGATGAGCATTTGAAAGGCGTTGGTTTGAGGATGTTAGGACTTTGTTTAGGGAAGCAAGCTAAGGTTCCCACGTCGGATTTCGAAAGGTCTCGGCTTCAATCAGAATCATTGAAAGCATTAGATGGAGCTATAGCGTTTGAGCACAACAATCCTGATTTGATCTTTGAGTTAGGTGTTCAATACGCTGAGCAACGGAACTTAAAAGCCGCGTCACGTTACGCCAAAGAGTTCATCGATGCAACGGGAGGGTCGGTGTTAAAAGGATGGAGATTTCTCGCGCTTGTTTTGTCGGCTCAGCAACGGTTTTCAGAAGCTGAAGTTGTGACCGATGCTGCTTTAGATGAAACCGCAAAGTGGGATCAAGGACCTCTCTTGAGACTTAAAGCAAAGCTGAAAATCTCTCAGTCAAATCCAACAGAAGCTGTAGAGACTTATCGTTACCTTCTTGCATTGGTTCAAGCGCAGAGGAAGTCTTTCGGACCTCTCAGAACTCTTTCTCAG ATGGAGGAAGACAAAGTGAATGAGTTTGAAGTGTGGCATGGCTTGGCTTATCTTTACTCAAGCCTTTCGCACTGGAACGACGTGGAAGTCTGTTTGAAAAAGGCCGGGGAGCTGAAACAATACTCTGCTTCAATGCTGCATACAGAAG GTCGAATGTGGGAAGGACGAAAGGAGTTTAAACCCGCGTTAGCAGCTTTCTTAGATGGTTTATTACTAGACGGATCATCGGTTCCTTGCAAAGTAGCGGTTGGAGCATTGCTATCTGAAAGAGGGAAAGATCATCAGCCGACTCTCCCCGTGGCGAGAAGCTTGCTCTCTGATGCATTGAGGATTGATCCAACAAACCGAAAAGCTTGGTATTACCTAGGAATGGTTCATAAATCTGATGGACGTATAGCTGATGCTACTGATTGCTTCCAAGCTGCTTCTATGCTTGAAGAATCTGATCCTATTGAGAGCTTCTCAACCATTCTTTAA
- the LOC104782819 gene encoding probable pectinesterase/pectinesterase inhibitor 16 yields the protein MITTMAFSSSISNHKILKTLTFLLIVNFLYLIQTTSAVTRSSSNSHFSRFSRHRQSSPSSRTKQGFLESVQESKNHALLARSLAFNLTLSHRTAQTHTFDPIHDCLELLDNTLDMLSRIHADNDEEDVHTWLSAALTNQDTCEQSLQEKSKSYKHGPAMDFVARNLTGLLTNSLDLFLSVKSKHRRLFSEQDSFTTFVTSPEQRRLLEASVEELKVDAVVAADGSGTHKTVGEALLSTSLASGTGGRTVIHLKAGTYHENINIPTKQKNVMLVGDGKGITVIVGSRSNRGGWTTYKTATVAAMGEGFIARDITFVNNAGPQSEQAVALRVGADKSVVYRCSVVGYQDSLYTHSNRQFYRETDITGTVDFIFGNSAVVFQSCNIAARKPLPGQKNFVTAQGRKDPGQNTGISIQNCKITAESMTYLGRPWKAYSRTVVMQSYLGGSIDPAGWSPWSGGFGLKSLYYGEFGNSGPGSSVSGRVQWSGYHSALTMTEAEKFTVAGFINGNMWLPSTGVSFDSGLIK from the exons ATGATAACTACAATGGCTTTTTCATCATCAATATCAAATCACAAGATTCTAAAAACACTAACGTTTTTGCTGATCGTAAACTTCTTATACCTAATTCAAACCACTTCAGCTGTGACCAGATCCAGTTCCAACTCCCACTTCTCAAGATTCTCGAGACATCGTCAAAGCTCACCATCATCAAGAACCAAACAAGGGTTTCTCGAATCGGTCCAAGAGAGTAAGAACCATGCTCTCTTGGCTCGTTCTCTCGCTTTCAATCTCACGCTTTCCCATAGAACCGCACAAACCCACACGTTTGATCCCATCCACGACTGCCTCGAGCTGCTCGACAACACACTTGACATGTTGTCTCGCATCCATGCGGATAACGACGAAGAAGATGTTCATACATGGCTAAGCGCAGCACTCACGAACCAAGATACTTGTGAGCAGAGCCTTCAAGAGAAATCCAAGTCATACAAACACGGACCCGCGATGGATTTCGTCGCAAGAAACCTGACCGGTTTGTTGACTAACTCGCTTGACTTGTTCTTATCCGTGAAATCGAAACACCGGAGACTCTTTTCAGAACAGGACTCGTTTACCACGTTCGTAACTTCACCAGAGCAGCGAAGGCTTCTAGAAGCTTCGGTTGAGGAGCTGAAGGTTGATGCGGTCGTTGCTGCCGACGGAAGCGGGACACACAAAACCGTAGGAGAAGCGTTGTTGTCTACGTCATTGGCGAGCGGTACCGGGGGCAGAACCGTAATTCACCTGAAAGCTGGGACATACCATGAGAACATCAACATTCCGACGAAGCAGAAGAACGTTATGTTAGTTGGTGACGGTAAGGGCATAACGGTCATTGTTGGCAGCAGAAGTAACAGAGGCGGCTGGACTACTTACAAAACTGCCACCGTCG CCGCGATGGGAGAGGGGTTCATAGCGCGGGACATAACATTCGTGAACAACGCCGGACCTCAATCGGAGCAAGCGGTGGCGCTCCGTGTCGGAGCAGATAAATCCGTCGTGTATCGATGCTCCGTCGTAGGATACCAAGATTCACTCTACACACACTCTAACCGACAATTCTACAGAGAGACAGATATCACCGGAACCGTCGATTTCATCTTCGGAAACTCCGCCGTCGTGTTCCAGTCATGCAACATCGCCGCGCGTAAACCGTTACCGGGTCAGAAAAACTTCGTGACGGCGCAAGGACGGAAAGATCCGGGTCAGAACACCGGGATCTCGATTCAGAACTGCAAAATCACGGCGGAGTCGATGACTTATCTCGGTCGGCCGTGGAAGGCGTATTCGAGGACGGTGGTGATGCAATCGTATCTCGGCGGGTCGATTGACCCGGCGGGTTGGTCTCCTTGGTCTGGTGGTTTTGGTCTCAAGTCTCTGTATTACGGTGAATTTGGGAATTCGGGTCCTGGATCATCggtttcgggtcgggttcaATGGAGTGGGTACCATTCGGCTTTGACGATGACGGAAGCCGAAAAATTCACTGTGGCGGGTTTTATTAACGGGAATATGTGGTTGCCGTCAACGGGCGTTAGTTTTGACTCTGGACTTATCAAGTGA
- the LOC104782820 gene encoding transcription factor IBH1, whose protein sequence is MASADKTINTDVPEKDVFAIHFLQSLSNLRIQNLFNSPDTTNYRVRKIKKAAYVSMARAAGGTSRLWSRALLRRAAKGNNKIVRFPRRKRKVTWKISSKRRRSDQRAPVVEDAAERLRNLVPGGGGMETSKLMEETAHYIKCLSMQVKVMQCLVDGLSPK, encoded by the coding sequence ATGGCCTCTGCAGACAAAACCATAAACACAGACGTCCCTGAAAAAGACGTTTTTGCCATCCACTTCCTTCAATCCCTCTCAAATCTCAGAATACAAAACCTTTTTAATTCACCGGATACAACAAACTACCGTGTGAGGAAGATAAAGAAGGCTGCGTACGTTTCCATGGCCAGAGCGGCCGGAGGGACTAGCCGCCTATGGAGCAGAGCCCTCTTGCGCCGAGCCGCCAAAGGAAACAACAAGATCGTAAGATTTCcgaggagaaagagaaaggtGACGTGGAAGATATCGTCAAAACGAAGGAGGAGTGACCAGAGAGCTCCGGTGGTGGAGGATGCTGCCGAGAGGCTGAGGAATCTTGTTCCGGGAGGCGGAGGAATGGAGACGTCAAAGCTGATGGAAGAGACCGCTCATTACATCAAGTGCCTTAGTATGCAGGTCAAGGTCATGCAGTGTCTCGTTGATGGCTTATCTCCGAAATGA
- the LOC104782821 gene encoding signal peptide peptidase-like 3: MIVVAQGDSSSGESIPMLLRIPRFFDPWGGYDMIGFGDILFPGLLISFASRYDKIKKRVVVNGYFLWLTIGYGIGKSTLY, translated from the exons ATGATTGTG GTTGCCCAAGGGGACAGCAGCAGTGGGGAGTCCATTCCGATGCTATTAAGGATTCCTCGGTTCTTTGATCCTTGGGGTGGTTATGACATGATTGGTTTTGGGGACATCCTCTTCCCCGGTTTGCTCATTTCCTTTGCTTCCAG ATATGACAAGATAAAAAAGAGGGTAGTAGTAAATGGGTACTTCCTTTGGTTGACTATCGGCTATGGAATAGGTAAGTCCACGCTTTACTAA
- the LOC104782822 gene encoding signal peptide peptidase-like 3, which translates to MSSFDPPIHRYSVVVLFLLLLVISVASADDVSWTDDSGGLESPGCSNKFQMVKVLNWVDGVEGDSITGLTAQFGASVPSDADQSFRFPAAFVDPLDSCSNLSSRFDGHIALSIRGNCAFTDKAKHAEAAGASALLVINDKEDLDEMGCMEKDTSLNVSIPVLMISKASGDALNKSMVDKKSVELLLYAPKRPVVDLTAGLLLLMAVGTVVVASLWSDLTDPDQANESYSILAKEFATGTRKDDPEKEILDISVTGAVFFIVTASIFLLLLFYFMSSWFVWVLTIFFCIGGMQGMHNIITAVILRKCRHLGRKSVNLPLLGTMSVMSLIVNIVCLAFVIFWFVKRHTSYSWVGQDILGICLMITALQVVRLPNIKVATVLLCCAFVYDIFWVFISPLIFHESVMIVVAQGDSSSGESIPMLLRIPRFFDPWGGYDMIGFGDILFPGLLISFASRYDKIKKRVVVNGYFLWLTIGYGIGLLLTYLGLYLMDGHGQPALLYIVPCTLGLVVILGLIRGELKELWNYGIEESESHTPEDPLPAA; encoded by the exons ATGTCGTCGTTTGATCCGCCGATTCACCGATACTCCGTCGTAGTATTGTTTCTCCTTCTGCTAGTTATTTCAGTAGCGTCGGCCGACGATGTGTCCTGGACTGACGATTCCGGCGGCCTCGAGTCTCCTGGCTGTTCCAATAAGTTCCAAATG GTTAAGGTCTTAAATTGGGTTGATGGTGTTGAAGGTGACTCAATTACTGGCTTAACTGCTCAATTTGGAGCTTCGGTGCCTTCTGATGCTGATCAAAGTTTCAGATTTCCTGCTGCTTTTGTAGATCCTTTGGACTCTTGTTCCAATCTCTCGTCCAGG TTTGATGGACATATTGCCTTGTCGATCCGTGGCAATTGTGCTTTCACAGACAAGGCAAAACATGCTGAGGCAGCTGGTGCTTCTGCTCTGTTGGTTATTAATGacaaagaag ATCTTGATGAGATGGGATGTATGGAAAAAGATACATCTCTAAATGTGAGCATACCTGTCTTAATGATCTCTAAGGCAAGCGGGGATGCTCTCAACAAGTCTATGGTAGACAAAAAGAGTG TTGAGCTTTTGTTGTATGCTCCAAAGCGTCCTGTCGTGGATCTGACGGCTGGATTGTTATTGCTCATGGCTGTTGGAACTGTTGTTGTTGCATCACTATGGTCAGATCTTACAGATCCTGACCAAGCTAATGAATCTTACAGCATATTAGCGAAG GAATTTGCTACTGGGACCAGGAAAGATGACCCAGAGAAAGAAATCCTTGATATAAGTGTCACCGGTGCTGTATTTTTTATTGTAACCGCCTCCATCTTTCTGCTGCTCCTTTTCTACTTCATGTCATCATGGTTTGTATGGGTGCTCACCATATTTTTCTGCATCGGTGGCATGCAG GGTATGCATAACATTATTACGGCAGTTATATTGAG AAAATGCAGACACCTTGGTCGGAAATCTGTGAATCTCCCTTTGCTTGGGACAATGTCAGTAATGTCGCTTATAGTGAACATAGTTTGTTTGGCATTTGTTATTTTCTGGTTTGTAAAACGGCACACATCGTATTCTTGGGTTGGCCAAGACATTTTG GGCATATGTTTGATGATCACTGCCTTGCAAGTAGTTCGATTACCTAACATCAAG GTTGCTACTGTACTTCTTTGCTGCGCGTTTGTCTATGACATTTTCTGGGTCTTCATATCACCACTGATTTTTCACGAGAGCGTCATGATTGTG GTTGCCCAAGGGGACAGCAGCAGTGGGGAGTCCATTCCGATGCTATTAAGGATTCCTCGGTTCTTTGATCCTTGGGGTGGTTATGACATGATTGGTTTTGGGGACATCCTCTTCCCCGGTTTGCTCATTTCCTTTGCTTCCAG ATATGACAAGATAAAAAAGAGGGTAGTAGTAAATGGGTACTTCCTTTGGTTGACTATCGGCTATGGAATAG GTCTGTTACTGACATATCTAGGTCTGTATCTTATGGACGGACATGGCCAGCCTGCGCTATTATACATCGTTCCCTGCACACTTG GTTTGGTCGTCATACTGGGGTTGATAAGAGGAGAGCTTAAAGAACTATGGAATTACGGCATCGAAGAATCAGAATCTCACACACCGGAGGATCCATTGCCTGCGGCATAA